From a single Anaerolineales bacterium genomic region:
- a CDS encoding peptidylprolyl isomerase, with protein MPSKKKTSKKAQVAKSDNMIQYIAIAAIVIVVGLLVWTAVRNNRAAEANEPQTVAEPTDVVDAEVVPPAAAPPQASIKQYDAPPPMTIDAEKKYFATFEMETGGTFVVELYPDKAPITVNSFVFLAREGFFDGVTFHRVLEGFMAQGGDPTGTGGGGPGYRFVNEDSDLTFDKAGVVAMANAGRDTNGSQFFITFGPAEFLNGGYTIFGQVVEGMDVVNGITRRDPEMNPTFPGDVIKSVTITEE; from the coding sequence ATGCCATCGAAAAAGAAAACGAGTAAGAAGGCGCAAGTTGCAAAATCGGATAATATGATCCAGTATATTGCCATCGCTGCGATTGTGATCGTGGTCGGGCTGCTGGTATGGACCGCGGTGCGTAATAACCGTGCCGCGGAAGCGAATGAGCCGCAGACGGTTGCCGAGCCGACGGATGTCGTCGATGCGGAGGTCGTTCCGCCCGCTGCCGCGCCTCCGCAGGCAAGCATCAAGCAGTACGATGCGCCGCCGCCGATGACCATCGATGCGGAGAAGAAGTATTTCGCCACGTTCGAAATGGAAACAGGCGGCACGTTCGTCGTGGAGTTGTATCCCGACAAGGCGCCGATCACGGTCAATAGTTTTGTGTTTTTGGCGCGCGAAGGCTTCTTTGACGGCGTGACCTTCCACCGCGTGCTGGAGGGATTCATGGCGCAGGGCGGCGACCCGACCGGGACAGGCGGCGGCGGACCGGGGTACCGCTTCGTCAATGAAGACAGCGACCTGACCTTTGACAAGGCGGGCGTGGTGGCGATGGCGAATGCGGGACGCGATACGAACGGAAGCCAGTTCTTCATCACCTTTGGTCCCGCTGAATTTTTGAACGGCGGATACACCATCTTCGGGCAGGTCGTCGAAGGCATGGACGTGGTCAACGGCATCACGCGCCGCGACCCGGAAATGAATCCGACTTTCCCGGGCGATGTGATCAAATCCGTTACGATCACGGAGGAGTAA